Proteins encoded together in one Lathyrus oleraceus cultivar Zhongwan6 chromosome 5, CAAS_Psat_ZW6_1.0, whole genome shotgun sequence window:
- the LOC127088215 gene encoding uncharacterized protein LOC127088215 → MAYSRGRDFLFCNLCGTMLAVSSTEYAKCPLCKTKRNIKDIKGKEISYTISAEDIRRELGINLLEEQTVQLSKVNKTCEKCGHGEAAFYTRQMRSADEGQTTFYTCTRCGHQFQEN, encoded by the exons ATGGCTTATTCCCGTGGTCGCGATTTCTTGTTCTGTAACTTGTGCGGGACAATGCTCGCGGTTTCTTCAACAGAATACGCAAAATGCCCTTTGTGCAAAACCAAACGAAACATAAAAG ATATTAAAGGAAAGGAAATAAGTTACACAATTTCTGCCGAG GATATCAGAAGAGAACTTGGAATTAATCTACTCGAAGAACAGACAGTGCAATTGTCTAAG GTCAACAAGACATGCGAAAAATGTGGTCATGGTGAGGCTGCCTTTTATACCAGACAG ATGAGATCAGCAGATGAAGGTCAAACTACTTTCTACACATGCACCCGATGCGGTCATCAGTTTCAGGAAAATTAA